A single window of Selenomonas sputigena DNA harbors:
- a CDS encoding PBECR2 nuclease fold domain-containing protein — protein MHLLCRIDKAIYSLVEREIQSSDVVITDERIEHIKERHPQDYERFMRYIPQIIQEPDYIIASSKPHTAVILKMIEENGERFKAILRLKVEKDPSHYSHSIISFWRIGDATWKKILRNKVILYRRE, from the coding sequence ATGCATTTGCTTTGCAGGATTGACAAGGCAATTTATTCACTTGTGGAGCGAGAGATTCAATCCTCGGATGTCGTTATCACGGATGAGAGGATTGAGCATATCAAAGAACGGCATCCTCAAGATTATGAGAGATTCATGAGGTACATTCCGCAAATCATACAAGAGCCGGATTACATCATTGCATCATCGAAACCGCATACCGCTGTGATCCTGAAAATGATAGAAGAAAATGGAGAACGGTTCAAGGCAATCTTGCGTTTGAAAGTAGAAAAAGATCCCTCTCACTACAGTCATTCCATTATTTCTTTTTGGCGAATTGGCGATGCCACATGGAAGAAGATATTGAGAAACAAAGTTATCCTTTACAGGCGAGAGTAA
- a CDS encoding cobalamin B12-binding domain-containing protein, whose product MAKIRVLVAKPGLDGHDRGAKVVARALRDAGFEVIYTGLRQTPEQITEAALQEDVDVIAMSILSGAHPHLFPKVVELVRSKGMKDTLIIGGGVIPETDIPALKEAGIAAVFTPGTPTGDIVDFINEHVKK is encoded by the coding sequence ATGGCAAAAATCAGGGTATTGGTAGCAAAACCGGGCTTGGACGGCCATGATCGCGGCGCGAAAGTCGTCGCGCGTGCTCTTCGTGATGCAGGATTCGAGGTCATTTACACAGGTCTTCGCCAGACTCCGGAGCAGATTACGGAAGCAGCTCTGCAGGAAGACGTCGATGTCATCGCGATGAGCATCCTCTCGGGCGCTCATCCGCATCTTTTCCCCAAGGTTGTCGAGCTTGTGCGCAGCAAGGGAATGAAGGACACGCTGATCATTGGCGGCGGCGTCATTCCTGAGACGGACATCCCCGCACTCAAAGAAGCGGGCATTGCCGCCGTCTTCACGCCGGGCACGCCGACGGGCGACATCGTCGATTTCATCAACGAGCATGTGAAGAAGTAA
- a CDS encoding type II toxin-antitoxin system RelB/DinJ family antitoxin: protein MAQTLVNIRMDAELKQNMEAVCRDLGMNMTTAFTIFAKKMSRERRIPFEVSVDPFYSSANIAHLESIVTDVKNGTAKFQEHALIEADA, encoded by the coding sequence ATGGCGCAAACATTGGTCAATATTCGTATGGACGCTGAATTAAAGCAGAATATGGAAGCTGTCTGCCGCGATCTTGGAATGAATATGACAACCGCATTCACGATCTTTGCTAAAAAGATGAGTCGCGAAAGGCGGATCCCGTTTGAGGTTTCCGTCGATCCGTTCTATTCCTCTGCGAATATCGCTCATCTTGAGAGCATTGTTACCGACGTTAAAAACGGAACTGCGAAATTTCAGGAACACGCGTTAATTGAGGCAGATGCATGA
- the mmdA gene encoding methylmalonyl-CoA decarboxylase subunit alpha, with amino-acid sequence MATVQEKIALMHAKKEHIQLGGGQKRIDKQHEKGKMTARERIEKLFDENTFVELDMFMKHRCTNFGQDKKELPGEGVVTGYGTVDGRLVYAFAQDFTVEGGSLGEKHAHKIWKVMDLSMKMGAPCIGINDSGGARIQEAVDALSGYAGIFYRNTAASGVVPQISVIMGPCAGGAVYSPAITDFIYMVKNTSQMFITGPAVIKSVTAEEVTAEALGGAMTHNSVSGVAHFAAEDEDDCIQQIRYLLSFLPSNNMDDAPIVETGDDPSRMDESLNTVIPDNPNAPYNMKDVIRSIVDNGEFYEVHQYFATNIITCFARFDGRSVGIIANQPNVMAGCLDVNASDKAARFIRFCDAFNIPLVNLVDVPGFLPGVGQEHTGIIRHGAKMLYAYSEATVPKVTVITRKAYGGSYIAMCCRELGADQVMAWPSAEIAVMGPAGAANIIFRKDPDKDQKTAEYVEEFATPYKAAERGYADMVIEPKETRPYVITALNALASKREVGPAKKHGNIPL; translated from the coding sequence ATGGCTACAGTTCAGGAAAAAATCGCCCTCATGCACGCCAAGAAGGAACATATCCAACTGGGCGGCGGACAGAAGCGCATCGACAAGCAGCATGAAAAGGGCAAGATGACGGCTCGCGAGCGCATCGAGAAGCTCTTTGACGAGAACACCTTCGTCGAGCTTGACATGTTCATGAAGCATCGCTGCACGAACTTCGGACAGGACAAGAAGGAACTGCCGGGCGAAGGCGTCGTCACGGGCTACGGCACGGTCGACGGCCGCCTTGTTTACGCTTTCGCGCAGGACTTTACGGTCGAGGGCGGCTCCTTGGGCGAGAAGCACGCGCACAAGATCTGGAAGGTCATGGATCTCTCGATGAAGATGGGTGCTCCGTGCATCGGCATCAACGACTCGGGCGGCGCACGCATCCAGGAAGCCGTTGACGCGCTTTCGGGCTATGCGGGCATCTTCTACCGCAACACGGCGGCTTCGGGCGTCGTACCGCAGATCTCCGTCATCATGGGACCGTGCGCGGGCGGCGCTGTCTACAGCCCGGCCATCACGGATTTCATCTACATGGTCAAGAACACGAGCCAGATGTTCATCACGGGTCCTGCCGTCATCAAGTCCGTCACGGCGGAAGAAGTCACGGCGGAAGCCTTGGGCGGCGCCATGACGCACAACTCGGTCTCGGGCGTTGCGCATTTCGCGGCGGAGGACGAGGATGACTGCATCCAGCAGATCCGCTACCTGCTCTCCTTCCTGCCGAGCAACAACATGGACGACGCGCCGATCGTTGAGACAGGCGATGATCCGTCTCGCATGGACGAGTCCTTGAACACGGTCATTCCCGACAACCCGAACGCGCCGTACAACATGAAGGACGTCATCCGCAGCATCGTTGACAACGGCGAGTTCTACGAAGTGCATCAGTATTTCGCGACGAACATCATCACCTGTTTCGCACGCTTCGACGGTCGCTCCGTCGGCATCATCGCGAACCAGCCGAACGTCATGGCAGGCTGCCTCGACGTCAACGCTTCCGACAAGGCGGCACGCTTCATCCGCTTCTGCGATGCGTTCAACATCCCGCTCGTCAACCTCGTCGATGTTCCGGGCTTCCTGCCGGGCGTCGGCCAGGAGCACACGGGCATCATCCGCCACGGTGCGAAGATGCTCTATGCCTACAGCGAGGCGACGGTGCCCAAGGTCACGGTCATCACGCGCAAGGCGTACGGCGGTTCATACATCGCCATGTGCTGCCGTGAACTCGGCGCAGACCAGGTCATGGCATGGCCTTCGGCTGAAATCGCCGTCATGGGCCCTGCGGGCGCTGCGAACATCATCTTCCGCAAGGATCCCGACAAGGATCAGAAGACGGCGGAGTACGTCGAGGAGTTCGCTACGCCGTACAAGGCGGCGGAGCGCGGCTACGCCGACATGGTCATCGAGCCGAAGGAGACGCGCCCCTATGTCATCACGGCATTGAACGCTCTCGCCTCGAAGCGCGAAGTCGGGCCGGCGAAGAAGCACGGCAATATTCCGTTGTAA
- the meaB gene encoding methylmalonyl Co-A mutase-associated GTPase MeaB, translating into MDIAKELLQGNRLALSRAITAIENEAENAIDIMKALYPHTGHAYVLGITGPPGAGKSTLTDKLANEYRKQGKTVGVIAIDPTSPFSGGAILGDRIRMASLAMDEGVFIRSMGTRGSLGGLSHKTADAVKAMDAFGKDIIFVETVGVGQSEVDIVRAADTTMVVLIPGMGDDIQAIKAGVLEIGDVFAINKADLDGADKLVREINMMLDLDGVMKDWRPPIDKVIANQQIGVKELVASVDKHRAYIEEKGILAERRTKRTKDEMIDILESNIGSYVKSKVVDSGKLNAFVADIKEGRTDPYTVTQDIMKNMLK; encoded by the coding sequence ATGGACATAGCCAAGGAACTCCTGCAAGGAAATCGCCTCGCGCTTTCGAGAGCCATCACGGCGATCGAGAACGAGGCGGAAAATGCCATCGACATCATGAAGGCGCTCTACCCGCATACGGGTCACGCCTATGTGCTCGGCATCACGGGGCCTCCGGGCGCCGGCAAGAGCACGCTGACGGACAAGCTCGCGAACGAATACCGCAAGCAGGGCAAGACCGTCGGCGTCATCGCCATCGACCCGACCAGCCCGTTTTCGGGCGGCGCCATCCTGGGCGACCGCATCCGCATGGCGAGTCTGGCGATGGACGAAGGCGTATTCATCCGCAGCATGGGGACACGCGGCAGCTTGGGCGGCCTTTCGCACAAGACGGCGGACGCCGTCAAGGCGATGGACGCTTTTGGCAAGGACATTATCTTTGTCGAGACCGTCGGCGTCGGGCAATCCGAGGTCGACATCGTTCGGGCAGCCGATACGACGATGGTCGTATTGATTCCCGGCATGGGCGATGACATCCAGGCCATCAAGGCGGGCGTCTTGGAGATCGGCGACGTGTTCGCCATCAACAAGGCAGATCTCGACGGCGCGGACAAGCTTGTGCGCGAGATCAACATGATGCTCGATTTGGACGGCGTGATGAAAGATTGGCGTCCGCCCATCGACAAGGTCATAGCAAACCAACAGATCGGCGTCAAGGAACTTGTCGCATCCGTCGACAAGCACCGCGCCTATATCGAGGAGAAGGGAATTCTCGCCGAGCGGCGCACGAAGCGCACGAAGGACGAGATGATCGATATCCTCGAAAGCAATATCGGCTCGTACGTCAAGAGCAAGGTTGTCGATTCGGGCAAGCTTAACGCGTTCGTCGCCGACATCAAGGAAGGCAGGACAGATCCCTACACCGTCACGCAAGACATCATGAAAAATATGCTCAAGTGA
- a CDS encoding biotin/lipoyl-containing protein: MKKFNIKVNGTSYEVEVEEEKAAVAAPAPKAAAPAAPKAAAPAAPAAPAKAAVSAGAGEASVNAPMPGKIVNVLVSEGQKVNSGDVLLILEAMKMQNEIAATQAGTVKAINVAAGQSVKAGDPLVIVG; encoded by the coding sequence ATGAAAAAGTTCAACATCAAGGTCAATGGCACGAGCTACGAAGTCGAGGTCGAGGAAGAGAAGGCAGCCGTCGCGGCGCCTGCACCGAAGGCAGCCGCTCCCGCCGCTCCGAAGGCCGCTGCTCCGGCTGCTCCTGCCGCTCCTGCCAAGGCAGCTGTTTCCGCTGGCGCCGGCGAAGCTTCCGTCAACGCCCCGATGCCGGGCAAGATCGTCAACGTCCTCGTTTCCGAGGGCCAGAAGGTCAACTCGGGCGATGTCCTCTTGATTCTCGAAGCCATGAAGATGCAGAACGAAATCGCTGCAACGCAGGCCGGCACGGTCAAGGCGATCAACGTCGCCGCCGGTCAGAGCGTCAAGGCCGGCGATCCGCTGGTCATCGTTGGCTAA
- the mce gene encoding methylmalonyl-CoA epimerase, translating into MFKVMGVDHIGIAVNDLDEVGKFWTEQLGIPCTGKEVVAEQKVETSFNPTPNGSEIELLAATEPTSPIAKFIEKNGGRGGIQHIALRVDNIENAIADLMAKGVKMIDEKPRYGAGGAKIAFIHPKATHGVLLEICEHEDR; encoded by the coding sequence ATGTTCAAAGTTATGGGTGTAGACCACATCGGCATTGCTGTCAACGATCTCGACGAGGTTGGCAAGTTCTGGACGGAGCAGCTGGGCATCCCGTGCACGGGCAAGGAAGTTGTTGCCGAGCAGAAGGTCGAGACGAGCTTCAACCCGACGCCGAACGGCTCGGAGATCGAGCTTCTCGCGGCGACGGAGCCGACGAGCCCGATTGCGAAGTTCATCGAGAAGAACGGCGGCAGAGGCGGCATCCAGCACATCGCTCTTCGCGTAGACAACATCGAGAACGCGATCGCCGACCTCATGGCAAAGGGCGTGAAGATGATCGACGAGAAGCCGCGCTACGGTGCGGGCGGCGCGAAGATCGCCTTCATTCATCCGAAAGCCACGCACGGCGTCCTCCTCGAAATCTGTGAGCACGAAGACCGCTGA
- a CDS encoding CRISPR-associated endonuclease Cas1, whose amino-acid sequence MSFVYITEEGAYVQKRGGNFVIGRNRECIMEIPEEVLEGLTLIDRIQVSSQAMVELLRLGIPVTWLSRTGAFFGRLESTRHVHVFRQEQQILLKGSSFYLALGRKAIAAKVHFRALGCLVPEAFGIRGDGVCRC is encoded by the coding sequence ATGAGTTTTGTCTATATCACGGAAGAGGGAGCTTATGTTCAGAAGCGCGGTGGGAATTTCGTTATCGGTCGTAACCGTGAGTGCATTATGGAGATTCCCGAGGAGGTCTTGGAAGGGCTGACTCTGATCGATCGCATACAGGTTTCCTCACAGGCAATGGTGGAGCTTCTTCGCTTGGGCATCCCTGTCACATGGCTGTCGCGCACAGGGGCGTTCTTCGGTCGTCTTGAATCGACGCGCCATGTGCATGTCTTTCGGCAGGAGCAGCAGATCTTGCTCAAGGGTTCGTCTTTTTATCTCGCTCTGGGACGTAAGGCGATTGCAGCGAAGGTGCATTTCCGTGCTTTGGGGTGTCTTGTGCCGGAGGCGTTTGGAATACGAGGAGATGGAGTTTGTCGCTGCTGA
- a CDS encoding ankyrin repeat domain-containing protein: MKKFVATTVAAAFLFMGVPAVIHPAKAEASEWGKIIGDVLGSILKGGKQEGQEKKPEEKTRHGEINNRIIEREPTTDERMLFVAIEKGDADTVRRMLDKGLDINAYYNFKSATPLSCAIYNDKREIMQMLLERGADVRGYVTSTREYRVHSYFVQAAANGNLPLMEYLHNWGAPINSIQDVYAMDRRNALLSMPLGRDGIAICRYLVEQGIDVNYRSNDGTTPLMYVSHTYTSSEARHELLQILLDAGADPYRKDKSGHTAIDYCLLNNDLENAQLLQRY, from the coding sequence GTGAAGAAATTTGTCGCCACAACCGTGGCTGCGGCCTTCCTGTTCATGGGTGTCCCTGCCGTCATCCATCCTGCAAAAGCGGAAGCGAGCGAATGGGGTAAGATTATCGGCGATGTCCTCGGCTCAATCCTCAAGGGCGGGAAGCAGGAAGGACAAGAGAAAAAACCTGAGGAGAAGACTCGGCATGGGGAGATCAACAATCGCATCATCGAGCGAGAGCCGACAACGGATGAGAGGATGCTCTTCGTGGCGATTGAAAAAGGCGATGCCGACACCGTGAGGCGTATGCTCGACAAGGGTCTTGACATCAACGCCTACTACAATTTCAAGTCGGCTACGCCTTTGTCCTGCGCAATCTACAACGACAAGCGCGAAATCATGCAGATGCTTCTTGAACGCGGCGCGGATGTGCGCGGGTATGTCACCAGTACGCGCGAATATCGCGTTCACTCTTATTTCGTGCAAGCAGCGGCAAACGGCAATCTTCCGTTGATGGAATATCTGCACAACTGGGGTGCGCCTATCAATTCCATTCAGGACGTCTATGCTATGGATCGGCGCAATGCGCTCTTGTCCATGCCATTGGGGAGAGATGGTATTGCAATCTGCCGCTACCTTGTCGAACAAGGGATAGATGTCAACTATCGTTCAAACGATGGCACGACGCCGTTGATGTATGTATCTCACACCTATACATCTTCCGAGGCAAGGCACGAGCTTCTACAGATTCTTCTCGATGCAGGAGCGGATCCTTATCGGAAAGACAAGTCGGGGCATACGGCGATTGACTACTGCCTGCTGAACAACGATTTGGAAAACGCCCAACTCTTGCAACGATATTGA